In Herbaspirillum seropedicae, a single window of DNA contains:
- the gloA gene encoding lactoylglutathione lyase gives MRMLHTMLRVGNLDRSIDFYTQVLGMKLLRKNDYPDGKFTLAFVGYGEERDHTVLELTHNWDTDSYDLGTGYGHIAIEVDDAYAACDAVKAKGGTVTREAGPMKHGKTVIAFVTDPDGYKIEFIQKKEQFDAAD, from the coding sequence GTGAGAATGTTGCATACGATGCTGCGCGTGGGAAATCTGGATCGCTCCATCGATTTCTACACCCAGGTGCTGGGCATGAAGCTGCTGCGCAAGAATGACTATCCCGATGGCAAGTTCACCCTGGCCTTCGTCGGCTATGGCGAGGAGCGCGACCACACCGTGCTGGAACTGACCCATAACTGGGACACCGATTCCTACGACCTGGGCACCGGCTACGGCCACATCGCCATCGAAGTCGACGACGCCTATGCCGCCTGCGATGCGGTCAAGGCCAAGGGCGGCACGGTGACCCGTGAAGCCGGTCCGATGAAGCATGGCAAGACCGTGATCGCCTTCGTCACCGACCCGGATGGCTACAAGATCGAGTTCATCCAGAAGAAGGAACAGTTCGACGCCGCCGACTGA
- a CDS encoding chloride channel protein has protein sequence MSLYQLSKSHLRRLWVEYGILWSGAVIVGLVAVLYAQAIEIGFGVFRSIQHRSPWLPLLLTPAVCAACVWLTRRYFPGSEGSGIPQAIATLHGDTAERGSTLLSLRVLLGKIVLSVVAIAGGMTIGREGPTVQIGAAIMYNLRRLYPAGYEHMERRLILAGAAAGLAAAFNTPLAGIVFAIEELSRSFEQRASGVVITTIIFAGLVALSINGNYTYFGSIAFPGETSGRLILAVIVTAVLMGVAGGLFCWLILNPTRWIPPALVTLRTERPVAFAAVCGFIVAVIGVAAGGATFGSGYEQAHGLLNDGQGLSVFYPFLKFASMIGSYLPGLPGGIFAPSLSIGAGFGNLLHLLFGGTSLPMLVALAMVGYLAAVTQSPITAFVIVMEMVDGHALVISLMATALIASAVSKVFAPPLYETLAERYLKS, from the coding sequence TTGAGTCTCTACCAACTATCCAAAAGCCACCTGCGCCGCCTGTGGGTCGAATACGGCATCCTCTGGAGTGGCGCCGTCATCGTCGGCCTGGTCGCGGTGCTCTACGCCCAGGCCATCGAGATCGGCTTCGGCGTGTTCCGCAGCATCCAACACCGCTCGCCCTGGCTGCCGCTGCTGCTCACGCCAGCCGTCTGCGCGGCTTGCGTATGGCTCACGCGCCGCTACTTCCCGGGCTCCGAAGGCAGCGGCATCCCGCAGGCTATCGCCACGCTGCATGGCGATACCGCCGAGCGCGGCAGCACGCTGCTGTCGCTGCGCGTATTGCTGGGCAAGATCGTGCTGTCGGTGGTGGCCATCGCCGGGGGCATGACCATTGGCCGCGAAGGTCCGACGGTGCAGATTGGCGCGGCCATCATGTACAACCTGCGCCGCCTGTATCCGGCTGGCTACGAGCACATGGAGCGCCGCCTGATCCTGGCTGGCGCCGCCGCCGGTCTGGCCGCCGCCTTCAACACGCCGCTGGCCGGGATCGTGTTTGCCATCGAGGAACTCTCGCGCAGCTTCGAGCAGCGCGCCAGTGGCGTGGTCATCACCACCATCATCTTTGCCGGCCTGGTGGCGCTGTCCATCAATGGCAACTACACCTACTTCGGTTCCATCGCCTTTCCGGGTGAGACCAGTGGCCGCCTGATCCTGGCGGTGATCGTCACGGCCGTGCTCATGGGCGTGGCCGGCGGGCTGTTCTGCTGGCTCATCCTCAACCCCACGCGCTGGATTCCGCCAGCGCTGGTGACATTGCGCACCGAGCGCCCGGTGGCCTTCGCGGCGGTCTGCGGCTTCATCGTCGCCGTCATCGGCGTGGCCGCGGGCGGCGCCACCTTCGGCAGCGGCTACGAGCAGGCGCATGGTTTGCTCAATGATGGCCAGGGGCTGTCGGTGTTCTACCCCTTCCTCAAGTTTGCTTCCATGATCGGTTCCTACCTGCCAGGCCTGCCGGGCGGCATCTTCGCGCCCTCGCTGTCCATCGGCGCCGGCTTCGGCAACCTGCTGCACCTGCTCTTCGGCGGTACCTCGCTCCCCATGCTGGTGGCGCTGGCCATGGTGGGCTACCTGGCGGCCGTGACGCAGTCCCCCATCACCGCCTTCGTGATCGTCATGGAAATGGTCGATGGTCACGCCCTGGTCATTTCGCTGATGGCTACCGCGCTGATCGCCTCGGCGGTCTCCAAGGTGTTCGCACCGCCCTTGTATGAAACCCTGGCGGAGCGCTACCTGAAATCCTGA